In Gemmata obscuriglobus, a single genomic region encodes these proteins:
- a CDS encoding WD40 repeat domain-containing serine/threonine protein kinase: MRERDIFLEALNRPAPADRGAYLDAACGGDQALRGRIDALLRASTSDTFLNVPVAEQLAGDLMTPQGSTDEHTLSVLGPPARADALGRLGHYEVLEVVGRGGAGVVFRAFDEKLQRVVAIKVLSPALAGSGSARQRFVREAQIAAAVVHENVIDIHAVEPAGPVPYLVMSFVDGPTLQAKVVRDGPLPVRDVLRIGLQIASGLAAAHEQGLIHRDVKPANILLERAPDRVKITDFGLARAADDASLTQSGLIAGTPAFMSPEQADGSPLDHRTDLFSLGSVLYTLCAGRPPFHAASAMAVLRRVCEAHPTPLPEVNPGVPRWLAAVVAKLHAKAPADRYQSAAEVAAVLARHLDRLQKGEGEPARAPRARRPWFRSSVVLGLVACATATLLAFAPGRDRGAVPEGISIAEPPAPPGPAQAAPTLHPPGPARPHPLEALAAAGSGTGLPPWVVIALSNPLPFRVPETPEAASWPVRSADGERLAVLCGERVLILDARSGVTVQTLTGNVREPGPREPVHRGTRAAFSPDGKWFVSGGGDSAVRLWNVATGKLERMLEEHKGRVFAAAFSPDGKWLATAGDAPLTAGEPSPAVIVWTVDDRSPQPPEVKLHRVLSRLPQRLTHLAFRPDGKRLAVTSFFDGCDVYVPDAGGRVATLRGLKRYEAVAWSADGSRLAVADDEGTLVHEAAPGTEDSFKVLHALPAPGKGLLAFAPDGHGLLTAGGFYFNNSGQRFTRWNLATGKPVATHPVRVTGSNLFFEVSADGRTVFVVAAHPRWDRVRVFDAPSGTEVYPPGDDDTAVAAVALSPDARAVATAGADGTLRVWDFERLAAGGSAGPRFLGKRALPARALAFSPDGKLLATFGPRDGTVALWDAATGRHLRELPGNSGDGAGLAFDPSGAVLAVGGSEAGAVNLYDPRTGARAGELRFGLGRIQELAFSGAGRALAARDGQVVQVIDPKTGAAGGAISTSWQRCLAVSPGGNQVAVANVATNFDVVRRWDAATGDSREALRGHKGSILALAFHTLGDRLVTASADGTVRTWDADAAGRCRNTTELHALGAPTCAAVAGHSRYAAVGLRDGRVAIIRLPE, from the coding sequence GTGCGCGAGCGCGACATTTTCCTCGAGGCCCTGAACCGGCCCGCGCCGGCCGACCGGGGCGCGTACCTGGACGCCGCGTGCGGCGGCGACCAGGCCCTCCGCGGCCGGATCGACGCACTGCTCCGGGCCAGCACCTCGGACACCTTCCTGAACGTGCCCGTGGCCGAGCAACTCGCGGGCGACTTGATGACCCCGCAGGGGTCGACCGACGAACACACGCTCTCCGTCCTCGGCCCCCCGGCGCGAGCGGACGCACTCGGGCGACTCGGCCACTATGAGGTGCTCGAGGTGGTGGGCCGCGGCGGCGCCGGGGTGGTGTTCCGCGCGTTCGACGAGAAGTTGCAGCGGGTCGTGGCCATCAAGGTGCTCAGCCCGGCGCTGGCCGGGAGCGGGTCGGCGCGGCAGCGGTTCGTCCGCGAAGCCCAAATCGCGGCGGCCGTCGTCCACGAGAACGTGATCGACATCCACGCCGTCGAGCCTGCCGGGCCGGTGCCGTACCTGGTCATGTCGTTCGTCGACGGGCCGACGCTCCAGGCCAAGGTCGTTCGCGATGGCCCGCTGCCGGTGCGAGACGTGCTCCGCATCGGACTCCAGATCGCCAGCGGCCTCGCCGCGGCGCACGAGCAGGGGCTGATCCACCGGGACGTAAAACCGGCCAACATCCTGCTAGAGCGAGCCCCCGACCGCGTTAAGATCACCGACTTCGGACTGGCCCGGGCCGCCGACGACGCCAGCCTGACACAGTCGGGGCTGATCGCCGGGACCCCCGCGTTCATGTCTCCCGAGCAGGCCGACGGCTCGCCGCTCGACCACCGCACCGACCTGTTCAGCCTTGGAAGTGTGCTGTACACGCTGTGCGCCGGGCGCCCCCCGTTCCACGCGGCGAGCGCGATGGCCGTGCTCAGGCGCGTGTGCGAAGCCCACCCCACCCCGCTCCCCGAGGTGAACCCCGGTGTCCCGCGCTGGCTGGCCGCGGTCGTCGCCAAGTTGCACGCCAAGGCGCCGGCCGATCGCTACCAATCGGCCGCCGAGGTCGCCGCGGTTCTCGCGCGTCACCTGGACCGGCTCCAAAAAGGCGAGGGCGAACCGGCGCGCGCGCCCCGCGCCCGGCGCCCGTGGTTCCGCAGTTCGGTCGTGCTGGGGTTGGTCGCTTGCGCGACCGCGACGCTGCTCGCGTTCGCCCCGGGCCGCGACCGCGGCGCGGTCCCGGAGGGAATTTCGATCGCGGAACCGCCTGCGCCGCCGGGGCCGGCCCAAGCCGCGCCGACCCTGCACCCGCCGGGGCCGGCGCGGCCGCACCCCCTGGAGGCACTCGCGGCCGCCGGTTCGGGCACCGGGTTGCCGCCCTGGGTCGTGATCGCCCTCTCGAATCCGCTCCCGTTTCGAGTCCCGGAGACCCCAGAAGCGGCGAGTTGGCCGGTCCGCAGCGCCGACGGCGAGCGGCTCGCCGTCCTGTGCGGGGAGCGTGTCCTGATCCTGGACGCCCGGTCCGGGGTGACGGTCCAGACTCTGACCGGCAACGTCCGAGAACCAGGGCCGCGGGAGCCGGTTCATCGCGGCACCCGCGCGGCGTTCAGCCCCGACGGCAAGTGGTTCGTGTCCGGGGGCGGCGACAGTGCAGTGCGACTCTGGAACGTCGCCACCGGGAAACTGGAACGGATGCTGGAGGAGCACAAGGGCCGTGTGTTCGCCGCCGCGTTCAGCCCCGACGGCAAGTGGCTCGCGACCGCGGGCGACGCGCCGCTCACCGCCGGCGAGCCGTCCCCCGCGGTCATCGTCTGGACGGTCGATGACCGCTCCCCACAACCGCCGGAGGTAAAACTGCACCGCGTCCTGAGCCGCTTGCCGCAGCGTCTGACGCACCTCGCCTTCCGGCCCGACGGCAAGCGGCTCGCGGTCACCTCCTTCTTCGACGGGTGCGACGTGTACGTCCCAGACGCGGGCGGGCGGGTCGCCACGTTGAGGGGGCTGAAGCGGTACGAGGCCGTCGCCTGGAGCGCGGACGGCTCGCGGCTCGCGGTCGCGGACGACGAGGGCACGCTCGTTCACGAGGCCGCCCCCGGGACGGAGGACTCTTTCAAAGTGCTCCACGCGCTCCCGGCGCCGGGTAAGGGGTTGCTCGCGTTTGCCCCGGACGGGCACGGGTTGCTCACCGCGGGCGGCTTCTACTTCAACAACTCCGGGCAGCGGTTCACGCGCTGGAACCTGGCCACCGGGAAGCCGGTCGCGACCCACCCGGTTCGGGTGACCGGCAGCAACCTCTTCTTCGAGGTGAGTGCGGACGGGCGGACGGTGTTCGTCGTGGCCGCTCACCCGCGCTGGGATCGGGTGAGGGTGTTCGACGCCCCGAGCGGCACGGAGGTGTACCCGCCGGGCGACGACGACACCGCGGTCGCGGCCGTCGCGCTCAGCCCGGACGCACGCGCCGTCGCAACCGCCGGCGCGGACGGCACCCTCCGGGTGTGGGACTTCGAGCGCCTCGCGGCCGGCGGGTCCGCGGGCCCGCGGTTCCTGGGGAAGCGCGCGCTGCCGGCCCGCGCACTGGCCTTCAGCCCGGACGGGAAGCTACTGGCAACGTTCGGCCCGCGCGACGGCACGGTCGCGCTGTGGGACGCGGCCACCGGGCGCCACCTGCGCGAGTTGCCCGGCAATTCCGGGGACGGCGCCGGCCTCGCGTTCGACCCGTCGGGAGCGGTGCTGGCGGTCGGCGGCTCGGAGGCCGGAGCGGTCAACCTGTACGACCCGCGCACCGGCGCCCGCGCCGGGGAACTGCGGTTCGGCCTGGGGCGAATTCAGGAACTGGCGTTCAGCGGCGCCGGCCGCGCGCTGGCCGCGCGGGACGGCCAGGTGGTGCAGGTGATCGACCCGAAGACCGGTGCCGCGGGCGGGGCGATCAGCACCTCGTGGCAGCGGTGCCTCGCGGTGTCCCCCGGCGGCAACCAGGTCGCCGTTGCGAACGTCGCAACCAACTTCGACGTGGTCCGGCGGTGGGACGCCGCAACCGGGGACTCGCGGGAGGCGCTGCGCGGGCACAAGGGCAGCATCCTGGCGCTCGCCTTCCACACGCTCGGGGACCGGCTCGTCACCGCGAGCGCGGACGGCACCGTGCGCACCTGGGACGCGGACGCAGCCGGGCGGTGCCGCAACACGACCGAACTGCACGCGCTCGGGGCGCCGACCTGCGCGGCCGTCGCCGGCCACAGCCGATACGCGGCCGTCGGGCTGCGCGACGGCCGGGTCGCGATCATCCGACTGCCCGAATAA